In the Carboxydothermus hydrogenoformans Z-2901 genome, CGGCAGGTCCAGCCCGGGAAGTGGGTTTGGACCGGAGCATGGTTGGCGGTTTTGGCCAGGACGACCGGGTGTGCGTATTTACTTCTTTAAAGGCAATTTTGGAAGTAGAAGCACCGGTAAAAACTGCAATAGCTTTATTTATGGATAGAGAAGAAATCGGCTCCATGGGCAACACCGGCATGCAAAGTAAGTTTTTAGAAAATGCTATCTTAAAGCTTTTGGTAGCTCAGGGAGAAAAAGACGAACTTATGCTTAGGCTTTCGTTAGAAAATGCCCGGGCGCTATCGGCGGATGTGACTGCTGCGGTAGACCCGACCTTTGAAGGGGTTTTAGAAAAAAATAACGCAGCCCAGATTAATTACGGCATTGTTTTGACCAAATATACCGGTTCCGGCGGCAAGTACGGTACCAGCGAAGCATCGGCCGAGTTTATGCGGGAGATAATAGATTTATTTAATCAGGAAGGAATTCGCTGGCAAACCGGGGAACTGGGCAAAGTGGACCAGGGCGGTGGCGGTACCGTAGCCCAGTTTTTAGCAAATCTCGGGATGGAAGTATTGGATGCGGGAGTTGCTTTATTATCGATGCACTCTCCCTTTGAAGTAGCCGGTAAAGCCGATATTTATGAAGCTTACCGGGCGTATAAAGCATTTTTGAGTGGTGGTAAGTCGTAGGAATTTAAAAGTGGTAAGTCGTAGGTGTTAAGTGGTCGGTCAATAATAAGGGTAACCCAAGAGGTAGGGGCAACTCCTGTTGCCCATTGTGATGTGTGAATAAACTCTGCCAAGAAGGAGGGGGCAGGTGAAAATTGAAAAGCTATAGAAAGGAACTCTGGTTTAACCTTCCGACCCGCCGGGGTTTTGTCAACATTACCCCGGACGTAGAAAAATGCGTAAAGGAATCGGGAATTAAAGAAGGCCTTTGCCTGGTGAACGCCATGCACATTACCGCTTCGGTATTTATCAACGACGATGAACCGGGACTGCACCACGATTTTGAAGTATGGTTAGAACAGCTTGCACCGGAAAAACCTTATGAACGCTACCGGCATAACGGTTTTGAGGATAACGCCGATGCCCATTTGAAAAGAACTATTATGGGCCGGGAAGTCGTGGTAGCGGTTACCGAAGGTAAGCTTGACCTTGGGCCCTGGGAGCAAATTTTTTACGGGGAGTTTGACGGGAAACGGAAAAAAAGGGTTTTGGTGAAAATTATCGGGGAATGACCTACATAAGCTCCAATAACGGCTTAATATCATAGCGGCGGCGGTGGAAATTACTCCACAGGTCGCCGTATTTTTTTACCCGCTCCCAGATAGTTTTGATATTAAACTCGGCAGGGGAGATCTCCCCTTTTGTTACTTCTTCCCACAAAAGAGGGGTGGATACCGGAGCTTTTGGTAGGGGCCGAAGACTGTAGGGAAAGACCATAGTGCGTCCCCGGGAATTTTGAAGATAGTCAAGGTATACTTTGCCTGTTCGCTTTTTAATTACCCGCTCCAAAGTTACCTTTTCGGGATAAGCTTTTAAAATTAACCGGCAAAGATTAAAAGCTGCCCGGGTGGTGTCTTTAAAACCGTACTTTGGTTCTATGGGGACAAAAAGATGCATACCTTCTTTGCCGGAGGTTTTGGGCCAGGCCTCAAGGCCAAGTTTTAAAAGGACCTCCCGTAAAAGAAGGGCTACAGGAAGGCAATCCTGAAACGAAAGTGGAGGTTCGGGATCTAAATCAAAAACCAAAATATCCGGATTTTCTATCTGGGGTACTTCTGAAAGCCAGCAGTGAAGCTCGATTACTCCCTGATTTACAAGCCATAAAAGGGCTTCTTTATGTGCTACATAGGGGTAGTTTACCCATTTCTTTTCTTTTTCGTGCCAGATAGCTACTTTATTTAAAAAATTAGGAGCATAGGCGGGAATTTCTTTTTGGTAAAAGCTTTTTCCGGCAATTCCGTCAGGAAAGCGGTTCATCACAAAGGGGCGGTTACTGATATAGGGAAGGATGTGATCAGCCATTAAGTAGTAGTAAGCAATAACATCTTTTTTAAAAATTAGATCCGCAGGATAAAAAAGTTTATCGGGATTGGTAATGATTTTACTTAAATCCATGGTTACCTCCCTTGGCCGGAGAAAACCCCACAATTTTGGGATGGCGAAGTCCCCCAGGGGTTTTTTCAAGATATTGAATACTAACCTCTAAAAGAGGATAAAGGATGATTTCCCGGGGGTTTTTTTCTTTAACTATGGGGGTAAGCAGATTTAAAAGGTCGTTTTGTCCCCAAAAAGGGATTTTATAGCTTTTATTAGCTTTTTGGTCAAAAACCATTAAGCTTTCCACCTTCCCCTGTTTTAAGAAAACTTTTGTTAAAAGAAAATTTTCTTTGGTATAATTTTTTATTTTAAGCCAGAGGGCGGTACGTTTTCCCGGGTAATAAAAAGAAGAAATTTTTTTGGCAACTATCCCTTCGTAATTTTCCAAAGCTGCCTTATTAAAAAAATCTATTCCCTTTTCAAGTACGTACGGAGCAATTTTAAAAGGCGGTGGTAGGTCTTTTAAAAAGCTTTTGCGCTCAAGAAGAGGTGTGGCTAAAAGACTTTTTCCGGAAAATCTTAAAACATCAAAAATTACTAAAAAAATATTTTCTTCCTTTTTCGAAAACCCCAGAAGTTTGGAAAAACTTCCCTTCTTACCCTCCCCCCAGATAATTTCTCCGTCCAGAACGGTATCTTGCGGAAAAAATGTTTTTACTTCGGTCAATTGAGGAAAAGAAAGGGCTAAATTTTTACCGTTTCGGGAAATTAATTTAACCTCTTTTTCAATAAAAACAAGGCAGCGGAAACCATCCCATTTATATTCAAAAAGCCAGGACCCATCATCAAAGGGAGCTTCCCTTTCTTCTAAAAGCATGGGTTTAAACAAAGCTTATGCACCAACTTTTTCTCCGGTAATTTTTTCTAAAGACAAACGAAGAGCTTCGGTTAAATCAATAACTTTTGCCGGAACTTTTTCTTCGGGAATGACAATAGCTTCGTGCTGGATTTTCTTTTCAATTACCTCCATTAAAGCTTCCCGGTAAGTATCTTTATATTTTTCGGGATTAAAAGGAGTGGTTAAAGAATCAATTAACATTTTGGCCATAGAAAGCTCCCGTTCCTCCACCGGAATTTCCTCAGGTATTTCCAATATTTCAAACTTACGAATTTCGTCGGGATAGAAAATGGTGGAAACGGTTAAAACCTGTTCTTTAAAAACCCGCACCATGGCGATATTTTCCTTAGTTCTTAAAACCATCTTTGCGATGGCAATTTTCTTGCTATCCTTTAAAGCCTGCATTAACAAGGCATAAGGCTTTTCTCCGCCTTCGGAAGGTGTTAAGTAATAGCTTTTTTGCAAGTAAATAGGGTCCACTTCGGCTAAGTTTACAAAATCCAAAATTTCAATTTTTCGCCCTTTTAACTTCGGTAAAGCTTCAAGCTCTTCTTCGGTAAAAGTGACAAACTGTCCTTTAGAAAATTCATACCCTTTGGTAATTTCCTCCGGGCTAACTTCACGGTTGCATACGGCACAGAACTTTTTATAATGAATTGGCCCGCCGCAGTTTTGGTGAATAAGGGAAAAAGAGATGCTTTTAGATTCGGTTGCAGGATAAAGTTTTACCGGAATGGATACTAGACCAAAGGCGATAAAACCCTTCCAGATTGGCCGCATAAAATCCGCTCCTTTTTAATTTAGTATGGCGGGAAGAAAAATTTTTAAACTTATAACGAATAGTAATTATATTGAAAAGAAAAATGACAAAAATTTATTTGAAATATAAATATTCATTATGTTATTATCTTGAAGGAAAGAAAGGAGGAAATTGATAATGGGCGAAATTATCAAAAGCTATTACCAGAAAGTAATTGCGGAATTTTGGGACCAAAAGACTGCGGTCGTACTTCTGGGCATTTTAAGCGGCCTTTACTTTGGAACAGTGGGCGTAGTCTGGGCGGTAACCGGAGAATTTACCCGCTGGGGGGCAAGTTTTCTTAAATTAATCGGAGTGGACTTATCTCCTTATACTTATTTAAAAATCATCAAATATAAAGGTACCGTTTTAACCCGGATAGACGGGGTAATGGTGCTGGGAATGTTTGCGGGAGCCTTGATTGCAGCTCTTTTCGGGCAAAATTTTAAACTTAGAATTCCTACTGCTAAAAGGGTGCTCCAGGCTTTAATTGGCGGTATAATTGCTGGCTTTGGTACCCGTCTTGCTATGGGCTGTAACTTGGCTGCCCTTTTTACCGGAATACCTCAATTTTCCCTTCATACCTGGTTTTTTACCCTGGGAACAATTTTTGGTACCTATATTGGAATAAAAATTACCCTCTCTCCTTATTTTCGGGGAGAGCCCAAACTGGTCAAAGCTTCGGAATTTAATGCGGGAAATTTAAAGGCAAATACCCAGATCCAACCCTTTTTGGGCTGGCTTGGACTTATTGTTTTTGCCGGAATTTTATTGTCCCGGCCGGAAATGCCGAATAATTTAAAACTTGCTACCGTTTTTGGCTTTGCCTTTGGCTTTTTAATTCAAAAGGGGCAGGTCTGCTTTACCTCAGCCTTCCGGGATTTATGGTTGGTTGGACGCACGACTACGCTAAAGGCTCTGGTCTGGGGTATGGCGGTGCAGATGCTTCTGACAGCGGCTTTTATCGCCAAGGGAACGCCTGCCAAAGTTCTCTGGGCCGGTCCCAATGCGTTAATTGGTGGCCTTTTATTTGGTATTGGGATTGTTATTGCCGGAGGATGTGAGACCGGCTGGATGTACCGATCAATGGAAGGCCAGGTTCACTTCTGGTTTGTAGGGTTGGGCAATGTGATTGGGGCAACAATCTTGTTCCTGGTGTGGGATAAGGGGGTTTATAAATACTTAGCCGAGCCGTTTCCGAAGTTTAGCTTGATAGAACATTTTGGTTACTTACCGGCCTTTATATTGACTGGATTATTCCTTTTAGGGCTGTACTTATGGGCGGATTTACGGGAAGCAAGCGGCAGGTCAATGATAAAAAATAAGACCATGTCGGTGAGGAGGGTGTAATATGGAAGAGAAACGGTATGTTTTGGATTTACGGGGGGAACCCTGTCCTTATCCGGTGGTGTATTCCCTGCAGGTTCTGGCAGAACTGGAAAGCGGAGCGCTTTTGGAGATTTTAGCCGACTGTCCGCAATCGTTTAAATCGGTTCCGGAAGAAGTGGTAAAAGCTGGGTACGAAATGGTCGAACCCCCGCAAAAAATCGGGCCAACGTTAAGGTTTTTGGTAAGAAAACCGTAAAATTTGATAAATTAAAAAGGCCGAGAAGCTTTTAGCTTTTCGGCCTTTTAAACGTTAAACCTGAAGTAAATGACATCGCCATCCTGTACCACGTAATCTTTTCCTTCCAAGCGGATTAACCCTTTTTCCCGGGCGGCGGTCATCGAGCCAACTTCTATTAATTCTTCCCAGGGAATAACTTCTGCCCGGATAAAGCCTCGCTCGATGTCCGAGTGGATTTTGCCGGCGGCCTGAGGAGCTTTGGTACCTCTTTTTATGGTCCAGGCTTTAACCTCCTGGGGGCCGGCAGTAAAGAAGGTAATCAGGCCAAGTAAAGCATAACCGGTTCTAATAAGTTTATTTAACCCCGGCTCTTCAATACCAAGGTCTTCTAAAAACAACGCCCGTTCATCTTCGGGAAGTTCCTGTAATTCGCTTTCGATTTTAGCCGACAGTACGACAACTTCGGCGTTTTCCTTTGCGGCAATTTCCCGCACTATATCGACTTCTTTGGGCGGTGAGAGAAGATCTTTTTCTCCCACATTGGCCACGTAAACTACGGGCTTGGCGGTGATAAAACCGATTTCCCGTAAAATCTCCTTTTCCTCATCGGAAAATTCATGGGCCCGTACCGGAAGACCCCGGTCAAAGCCGTCAATTATTCTTTTAAGCATTTCTGCCTCAATTTTGCCCCGTTTTTCCCCGCTCTTGGCAACTTTTTCCGCCCGCTCTAAACGTCTTTGGGCGGTTTCTAAGTCCGCTAAGATAAGTTCGGTATTTATGGTATCAATATCCCGGGCGGGGTCAACCGAACCTTCGACGTGGGTAACATTAGGGTCGGTAAAACAGCGTACCACATGGGCAATACCGTCAACCTGCCGGATGTGGGATAAAAATTTATTGCCCAAGCCCTCTCCCCGGCTTGCTCCCCGAACAAGACCGGCAATATCCACAAAACGGGTAACGGCCCGTACCACCCGTTCGGGTTTTACTACTTCCGCAATTTTATCCACCCGGGGGTCGGGGACTTCTACCACTCCCACGTTGGGTTCAATGGTGCAAAAAGGATAATTGGCCGCTTCGGCTTTAGCCTTGGTGATCGCATTAAATAAAGTAGACTTTCCCACATTGGGCAGTCCCACAATTCCTATTTCCATCTACTTCCTCCTCTTTATAATTAATGTTTTTTAATTGTTTTTAGTTTCCAACATCCAACCTTCCAATTTCTAACTTCCAGTAGTTTTGCGTACCGCCCGAATTTTTCTAATAATTTTTTCCCGGGGAACTAAAATAATATGGCCGCAGCCGGTGCATTTTAAGCGAAAATCAATACCTATTTTTAGCACTTCCCACTCGTAATTTCCGCAGGGGTGTGGCTTTTTTAGTTTAATTATATCGCCTATTTGAATTTCACGCGGATCAACCATTATCCATCTCCCTTTCCTCCCGGGTAATGTAGACCCGTCGGGGATATGGAATTTCAATACCTTCGGCGTCAAAAGCTTCTTTAATGGCTTTTCTAAGCTCCCACTCGATATTCCACTGTTCCATGGGCTTTACCTTGGCAATTACCCGAAAAACCATTTCCGAGGGTCCGAAATTAACAATCCCCAAAACCTTGGGGCCTTCATAGATAAGTTCTCCGTATTTTTCTTTTATTTGCTGGCAAACCCTTTCTAAAACCCGGTTTACCTTTTCCACATCTTCTTCGTACGCTACCCCTACGTCCACTAAAGCCCGCTGAGGTCCCCGGGTTTTGTTGGTGACCATCGTTATACTGCCGTTGGGGATGATATGAAGCTCACCGGTAAAATCCCGGAGTTTGGTAACTCTAAGCCCTAATTCTTCGACAATGCCGGAGGTTTGCCCGATGGTAACGTAATCCCCCACCGCAAACTGGTCTTCCATTAAAATAAAAAAACCGCTTATCACATCTTTAACCAAGTTCTGGGCGCCAAAGCTTACGGCTAAACCTAAAATACCAGCTCCGGTTAAAAGGGTTTTGGCAAAACCGGTATTTTCAAAGACCTGGGCAATAATAGTAAGAAATGCGGTAATGTAAATAAAGTAACTCCAGAGACTTTTTAAGATGGTACGCAGGGTTTCAACCCGGTTTTCCTTAAGGCTTAACTTTTTGCCGTAGGGAACAATAAAACGGTTGATAAAGGAGTGGCCAAGCTTAAGTAGTACCACCGAGCTTACCAGAATAATCAAAAGAATTAAGGATTTATCGAGAATTTTATCCCAGTTTAAGTTTAAAAGGCCAAAATTCATCAGTATCCCTCCGGCAATTAATCTATTACAATATTATATTTAATCTTTTCCAAAAAAACAAATGGTACCGGAAGGGA is a window encoding:
- a CDS encoding Ku protein, whose amino-acid sequence is MRPIWKGFIAFGLVSIPVKLYPATESKSISFSLIHQNCGGPIHYKKFCAVCNREVSPEEITKGYEFSKGQFVTFTEEELEALPKLKGRKIEILDFVNLAEVDPIYLQKSYYLTPSEGGEKPYALLMQALKDSKKIAIAKMVLRTKENIAMVRVFKEQVLTVSTIFYPDEIRKFEILEIPEEIPVEERELSMAKMLIDSLTTPFNPEKYKDTYREALMEVIEKKIQHEAIVIPEEKVPAKVIDLTEALRLSLEKITGEKVGA
- a CDS encoding secondary thiamine-phosphate synthase enzyme YjbQ codes for the protein MKSYRKELWFNLPTRRGFVNITPDVEKCVKESGIKEGLCLVNAMHITASVFINDDEPGLHHDFEVWLEQLAPEKPYERYRHNGFEDNADAHLKRTIMGREVVVAVTEGKLDLGPWEQIFYGEFDGKRKKRVLVKIIGE
- a CDS encoding DUF951 domain-containing protein, with protein sequence MVDPREIQIGDIIKLKKPHPCGNYEWEVLKIGIDFRLKCTGCGHIILVPREKIIRKIRAVRKTTGS
- a CDS encoding mechanosensitive ion channel family protein — its product is MNFGLLNLNWDKILDKSLILLIILVSSVVLLKLGHSFINRFIVPYGKKLSLKENRVETLRTILKSLWSYFIYITAFLTIIAQVFENTGFAKTLLTGAGILGLAVSFGAQNLVKDVISGFFILMEDQFAVGDYVTIGQTSGIVEELGLRVTKLRDFTGELHIIPNGSITMVTNKTRGPQRALVDVGVAYEEDVEKVNRVLERVCQQIKEKYGELIYEGPKVLGIVNFGPSEMVFRVIAKVKPMEQWNIEWELRKAIKEAFDAEGIEIPYPRRVYITREEREMDNG
- the ligD gene encoding non-homologous end-joining DNA ligase encodes the protein MDLSKIITNPDKLFYPADLIFKKDVIAYYYLMADHILPYISNRPFVMNRFPDGIAGKSFYQKEIPAYAPNFLNKVAIWHEKEKKWVNYPYVAHKEALLWLVNQGVIELHCWLSEVPQIENPDILVFDLDPEPPLSFQDCLPVALLLREVLLKLGLEAWPKTSGKEGMHLFVPIEPKYGFKDTTRAAFNLCRLILKAYPEKVTLERVIKKRTGKVYLDYLQNSRGRTMVFPYSLRPLPKAPVSTPLLWEEVTKGEISPAEFNIKTIWERVKKYGDLWSNFHRRRYDIKPLLELM
- the ychF gene encoding redox-regulated ATPase YchF; translation: MEIGIVGLPNVGKSTLFNAITKAKAEAANYPFCTIEPNVGVVEVPDPRVDKIAEVVKPERVVRAVTRFVDIAGLVRGASRGEGLGNKFLSHIRQVDGIAHVVRCFTDPNVTHVEGSVDPARDIDTINTELILADLETAQRRLERAEKVAKSGEKRGKIEAEMLKRIIDGFDRGLPVRAHEFSDEEKEILREIGFITAKPVVYVANVGEKDLLSPPKEVDIVREIAAKENAEVVVLSAKIESELQELPEDERALFLEDLGIEEPGLNKLIRTGYALLGLITFFTAGPQEVKAWTIKRGTKAPQAAGKIHSDIERGFIRAEVIPWEELIEVGSMTAAREKGLIRLEGKDYVVQDGDVIYFRFNV
- the yedF gene encoding sulfurtransferase-like selenium metabolism protein YedF; the encoded protein is MEEKRYVLDLRGEPCPYPVVYSLQVLAELESGALLEILADCPQSFKSVPEEVVKAGYEMVEPPQKIGPTLRFLVRKP
- the yedE gene encoding selenium metabolism membrane protein YedE/FdhT → MGEIIKSYYQKVIAEFWDQKTAVVLLGILSGLYFGTVGVVWAVTGEFTRWGASFLKLIGVDLSPYTYLKIIKYKGTVLTRIDGVMVLGMFAGALIAALFGQNFKLRIPTAKRVLQALIGGIIAGFGTRLAMGCNLAALFTGIPQFSLHTWFFTLGTIFGTYIGIKITLSPYFRGEPKLVKASEFNAGNLKANTQIQPFLGWLGLIVFAGILLSRPEMPNNLKLATVFGFAFGFLIQKGQVCFTSAFRDLWLVGRTTTLKALVWGMAVQMLLTAAFIAKGTPAKVLWAGPNALIGGLLFGIGIVIAGGCETGWMYRSMEGQVHFWFVGLGNVIGATILFLVWDKGVYKYLAEPFPKFSLIEHFGYLPAFILTGLFLLGLYLWADLREASGRSMIKNKTMSVRRV